A window from Enterocloster bolteae encodes these proteins:
- a CDS encoding helix-turn-helix domain-containing protein, with amino-acid sequence MIDYSPFWKTLEQSEENWYTLTKKHRVSDSTLHRLKHNMDISMKTVNDLCRILDCDIEDIAVYVPSEKDQLL; translated from the coding sequence ATGATAGATTATTCACCATTCTGGAAGACACTGGAGCAATCTGAGGAAAATTGGTACACACTTACAAAGAAGCACCGCGTGTCGGACAGTACCCTTCACAGGCTGAAACACAACATGGACATATCCATGAAGACTGTGAATGACCTTTGCAGGATACTGGACTGCGATATTGAGGATATTGCAGTGTATGTGCCTTCCGAAAAGGACCAGCTGCTGTGA
- a CDS encoding GntR family transcriptional regulator, translating into MGEMNFKNRGELVYETLKQEILDLRLKPGQMISENDICERFGVSRTPVRDALRLLQEQGFAETIPYRGTYVTLLSLDNIKQMIYMRVAVETMVLRDFLEIQTPMVMEDIRHSIAQQRAVIREPGFEPEQFYRMDAQMHSIWFAAVRRQKLWEMLQAQQLHYTRFRMLDFITETDFMRIIGEHEDLFRLIADKNEKGLEEALKEHLYYSMKRMRRSIEVDYKDYFEEEDEEGRFVI; encoded by the coding sequence ATGGGAGAGATGAACTTCAAGAACCGGGGAGAGCTTGTATACGAGACACTTAAGCAGGAAATCCTGGATTTAAGGCTTAAGCCGGGCCAGATGATTAGTGAAAATGATATATGCGAGCGCTTTGGGGTGTCCAGAACACCGGTGCGTGACGCACTCCGGCTTTTGCAGGAGCAGGGATTTGCAGAGACCATTCCCTACCGCGGCACTTATGTGACTCTTCTGAGCCTGGATAACATCAAGCAGATGATATATATGCGCGTGGCCGTGGAAACCATGGTGCTCAGGGATTTCCTGGAAATCCAGACGCCCATGGTCATGGAGGACATCCGCCACAGTATTGCGCAGCAGAGGGCTGTTATCAGGGAACCGGGCTTTGAGCCGGAGCAGTTTTACCGCATGGACGCGCAGATGCACTCCATCTGGTTTGCGGCTGTCAGGCGCCAGAAGCTGTGGGAGATGCTTCAGGCCCAGCAGCTCCACTATACCAGGTTCAGGATGCTGGACTTTATCACGGAAACTGATTTTATGCGCATTATCGGTGAGCATGAGGATTTATTCCGTCTGATTGCGGATAAAAATGAAAAAGGGCTGGAGGAAGCCTTGAAGGAACACCTTTATTACAGCATGAAACGTATGCGCCGTTCTATTGAGGTGGACTATAAGGATTACTTTGAGGAAGAAGATGAAGAAGGGCGGTTTGTCATTTGA
- a CDS encoding gluconate 5-dehydrogenase: protein MADYLNNFSLEGKVALITGASYGIGFAIAKAMAGAGATIVFNDIKQELVDKGLAAYKEEGIEAHGYVCDVTSEDAVNEMVGKIEKEVGVVDILVNNAGIIKRIPMCDMTAAEFRQVIDVDLNAPFIVSKAVIPSMIKKGHGKIINICSMMSELGRETVSAYAAAKGGLKMLTKNIASEYGEYNIQCNGIGPGYIATPQTAPLREIQPDGSRHPFDQFIVSKTPAGRWGEAEDLGGPAVFLASDASNFVNGLVLYVDGGILAYIGKQPK from the coding sequence ATGGCAGATTATTTAAATAACTTTTCACTGGAGGGCAAGGTAGCCCTGATTACAGGTGCATCCTACGGAATCGGCTTTGCCATCGCCAAGGCCATGGCAGGCGCAGGCGCAACCATCGTGTTCAATGATATCAAGCAGGAGCTGGTTGACAAGGGACTGGCTGCATACAAGGAAGAGGGAATCGAAGCCCACGGCTATGTTTGCGACGTGACCAGTGAGGACGCCGTCAATGAGATGGTTGGAAAGATTGAGAAGGAAGTAGGCGTGGTGGACATTCTGGTGAACAATGCCGGCATCATCAAGAGGATTCCCATGTGCGATATGACGGCTGCCGAGTTCAGACAGGTTATTGACGTGGACCTGAACGCGCCGTTCATCGTGTCCAAGGCAGTTATCCCCAGCATGATTAAGAAGGGCCACGGAAAAATTATCAACATCTGCTCCATGATGAGCGAGCTTGGCCGTGAGACCGTATCCGCATACGCCGCAGCCAAGGGCGGCCTTAAGATGCTGACCAAGAACATTGCTTCCGAGTACGGCGAGTACAACATCCAGTGCAACGGCATCGGGCCCGGTTACATTGCCACTCCCCAGACCGCTCCGCTGCGTGAGATTCAGCCTGACGGCTCCAGACATCCATTTGACCAGTTTATCGTGAGCAAGACTCCGGCAGGGCGCTGGGGCGAGGCCGAGGATCTGGGCGGACCTGCCGTATTCCTGGCTTCCGACGCATCCAATTTCGTCAATGGACTGGTGCTGTATGTGGACGGAGGAATCCTGGCATACATCGGCAAGCAGCCTAAATAA
- the kduI gene encoding 5-dehydro-4-deoxy-D-glucuronate isomerase produces the protein MDIRYSANQRDVKRYTTQELRDEFLIQNLYAANEVVAVYSHVDRMVTLGCMPTTETVSIDKGIDCWKNFGTHYFLERREIGIFNIGGSGRIVADGQEFQMGYKDCLYITKGTKEVYFSSDDASAPAKFYMVSAPAHTSYTTTYIPIAKAAKRPCGASETANKRVINQFIHPDVLKTCQLSMGMTVLEEGSVWNTMPSHTHERRMEVYMYFEVPGDNVVFHMMGEPTETRHIVMKNEEAVISPSWSIHSGAGTSNYTFIWAMGGENMEFDDMDTMMPNQMR, from the coding sequence ATGGATATTCGCTATTCTGCAAATCAGAGGGATGTAAAGCGTTACACCACCCAGGAGCTGAGGGATGAGTTCCTGATTCAGAACCTGTATGCGGCCAATGAGGTAGTGGCTGTGTATTCACATGTGGATCGTATGGTGACATTGGGATGTATGCCTACCACAGAAACTGTTTCCATAGATAAGGGAATTGACTGCTGGAAGAATTTCGGAACTCACTATTTTCTGGAGCGCCGCGAGATTGGTATTTTCAATATCGGCGGAAGCGGCAGGATTGTGGCTGACGGACAGGAATTCCAGATGGGATATAAGGACTGCCTGTACATCACAAAGGGAACAAAGGAAGTATATTTTTCCAGCGACGATGCTTCTGCACCGGCTAAGTTCTACATGGTAAGCGCGCCGGCCCATACTTCTTACACCACCACCTACATCCCCATTGCAAAGGCAGCCAAGAGGCCCTGCGGAGCTTCTGAGACAGCCAATAAGCGCGTTATCAACCAGTTTATCCACCCGGATGTACTTAAGACCTGCCAGCTGTCCATGGGCATGACTGTGCTGGAGGAGGGAAGCGTATGGAACACCATGCCGTCCCACACCCATGAGCGCCGCATGGAGGTTTATATGTACTTTGAGGTTCCAGGCGACAACGTGGTATTCCATATGATGGGAGAGCCCACCGAGACAAGGCACATTGTGATGAAGAACGAGGAAGCTGTTATCAGCCCTTCCTGGAGCATACACAGCGGAGCCGGCACATCCAACTATACATTTATCTGGGCCATGGGCGGAGAGAACATGGAGTTTGACGACATGGACACCATGATGCCCAATCAGATGAGATAA
- a CDS encoding 6-phosphofructokinase — protein MKKNILVGQSGGPTAVINASLYGVIAEGMARPEEVDHVYGMVNGIEGFLSGHVMDLSSLTHEDLILLKQTPAAYLGSCRFKLPENLDAPVYSLLFEKFKSMNIGACFYIGGNDSMDTVDKLSRCARIRRESISFIGVPKTIDNDLPVTDHTPGYGSAAKYVASTVREISLDASVYQQPAVTIVELMGRHAGWVTAAAALARKFPGDNPLLIYMPEVPFSMEQFFKDVEQALSRQPNVVICVSEGICDKNGRFICEYTNDAQIDTFGHKMLTGCAKILESYVRNRFQVKVRSVELNVNQRCSSLLASAADVQEAESSGRTAVEKALQGETGKMVTCSRLSGPGYELEYGLTEVGNVCNREKSFPVEWITAEGSDIGPEFLDYALPLIQGQPDHIMENGLPKYLCRK, from the coding sequence ATGAAAAAAAACATCCTGGTGGGCCAGTCCGGCGGCCCCACAGCCGTCATTAACGCCAGCTTATATGGAGTCATTGCAGAGGGCATGGCCCGGCCGGAAGAGGTGGACCATGTGTACGGCATGGTAAACGGCATCGAAGGCTTCCTCTCAGGCCACGTCATGGACCTGTCCTCTCTTACCCATGAGGACCTCATCCTGCTTAAGCAGACTCCGGCCGCTTATCTGGGCTCATGCCGGTTCAAACTGCCTGAAAACCTGGATGCGCCGGTTTACAGCCTTTTATTTGAAAAATTCAAATCCATGAACATAGGAGCCTGTTTCTATATCGGCGGAAATGATTCCATGGACACGGTTGACAAGCTCTCACGATGCGCCCGGATCCGCCGTGAATCCATCTCCTTCATCGGAGTGCCAAAAACCATAGACAACGATCTGCCTGTGACTGACCATACCCCCGGATATGGAAGCGCCGCCAAGTATGTGGCCTCCACGGTCCGTGAAATTTCCCTGGACGCCTCTGTGTACCAGCAGCCGGCTGTCACTATCGTGGAACTGATGGGACGCCATGCAGGCTGGGTAACGGCTGCTGCCGCCCTGGCCAGAAAATTCCCCGGCGACAATCCTCTTCTCATTTATATGCCGGAAGTGCCGTTCTCCATGGAACAGTTTTTTAAGGACGTGGAGCAGGCCCTGTCCCGCCAGCCCAATGTGGTAATCTGCGTATCCGAAGGCATCTGCGACAAAAACGGCCGTTTTATCTGCGAATACACCAATGACGCCCAGATTGACACCTTCGGCCACAAGATGCTTACCGGCTGCGCCAAGATACTGGAAAGCTATGTCCGCAACCGTTTCCAGGTAAAGGTCCGCTCCGTGGAGCTGAATGTAAACCAGCGCTGCAGCAGCCTTCTGGCCTCTGCCGCCGATGTGCAGGAGGCAGAGAGCTCCGGCAGAACAGCCGTAGAAAAGGCCCTGCAGGGAGAAACCGGCAAAATGGTTACCTGTTCCCGCCTGTCAGGGCCCGGATATGAACTTGAATATGGACTTACAGAGGTAGGCAATGTGTGCAACCGCGAAAAATCCTTTCCTGTGGAGTGGATCACGGCGGAAGGCTCCGATATCGGACCGGAATTCCTGGACTATGCCCTTCCCCTGATTCAGGGGCAGCCGGACCACATCATGGAAAACGGACTGCCAAAATATCTCTGCAGGAAGTAA
- a CDS encoding SDR family oxidoreductase: MVLGTDLTGKMAVVTGAGGILCGMFARTLARAGAAVALLDINLEAAEETARDIREAGGTAAAYGVDVMDKDMLESVHARVLARLGPCDILINGAGGNQARANTSKEYFEMGDIEADVATFFDMEYKGVQGVLDLNFLGGFLTCQVFAKDMVGREGCNIINISSASAARPLTRIPVYSGAVAALSNFTQWLAVHFAKAGIRVNAIAPGFFVTRQNEGLLYEEDGKPAARTAKVLAATPMGRFGRPEELNGALMFLLNNEAAGFITGIILPVDGGFSAYSGV, encoded by the coding sequence GTGGTATTGGGGACGGATTTGACGGGAAAGATGGCGGTGGTGACCGGCGCGGGGGGAATCCTCTGCGGCATGTTTGCCAGGACGCTGGCCAGAGCCGGCGCAGCAGTGGCCCTTCTGGACATTAACCTGGAGGCGGCTGAGGAGACAGCCAGGGACATACGGGAGGCTGGAGGGACGGCTGCTGCCTATGGAGTGGATGTGATGGATAAGGATATGCTGGAGAGCGTTCATGCCAGGGTGCTGGCCCGGTTAGGACCCTGCGATATCCTGATAAACGGAGCGGGAGGCAACCAGGCCAGGGCTAATACATCGAAAGAATATTTTGAGATGGGGGATATAGAGGCCGATGTGGCTACCTTCTTTGATATGGAGTATAAGGGGGTGCAGGGCGTGCTGGATTTGAATTTTTTAGGAGGATTTCTGACCTGCCAGGTCTTTGCCAAGGATATGGTGGGACGGGAGGGATGCAATATCATCAACATCTCCTCTGCCAGCGCGGCCAGGCCCCTTACCAGAATACCTGTATACAGCGGGGCCGTGGCCGCACTCAGCAATTTCACCCAATGGCTGGCCGTGCATTTCGCAAAAGCCGGAATCCGGGTCAATGCCATTGCTCCGGGTTTCTTTGTGACCCGGCAGAATGAGGGCCTCCTCTATGAGGAGGACGGAAAGCCCGCGGCCAGAACCGCCAAGGTGCTGGCCGCCACCCCCATGGGGCGGTTCGGCAGGCCTGAGGAGCTGAACGGGGCCCTCATGTTCCTGCTCAACAATGAGGCGGCCGGTTTTATCACCGGAATCATACTTCCGGTGGACGGCGGATTTTCGGCATATTCCGGGGTGTGA
- the uxuA gene encoding mannonate dehydratase, protein MKLSFRWYGEDDKVTLENIRQIPGMQSIVTAVYDVPVGEVWSRESIAKLKKQVEDAGLGFDVIESIPVHEDIKLGKASRDKYIENYCENIRRVAEAGVKCICYNFMPVFDWTRTQLDHELADGSTSLVYYQEQVDAVNPLNSDSDLTLPGWDSSYTKDGLKAVVEEYHSLTEENLWDNLKYFLERIIPVAAECDVNMAIHEDDPCWSIFGLPRIITCEENLDKFLKLVDDRHNGITLCTGSLGCSAKNDVVRLAGKYAAMGRIHFAHLRNVAVLDNGFEERAHLSCCGSLDMFGIVKALVENGFDGYVRPDHGRMIWGETGRAGYGLYDRALGATYLNGLFEAVEKMSR, encoded by the coding sequence ATGAAATTATCATTCAGATGGTATGGGGAAGACGACAAGGTAACACTGGAGAATATCCGCCAGATTCCGGGCATGCAGTCCATCGTTACGGCTGTATACGATGTTCCGGTAGGCGAAGTGTGGAGCAGGGAGAGCATTGCAAAGCTGAAGAAGCAGGTAGAGGATGCTGGCCTGGGCTTTGATGTGATTGAGAGTATTCCTGTCCATGAGGATATAAAGCTGGGCAAGGCTTCCAGGGACAAGTACATCGAGAACTACTGTGAGAACATCCGCCGTGTTGCGGAGGCAGGTGTTAAATGTATCTGCTACAATTTCATGCCTGTATTTGACTGGACCAGGACCCAGTTAGACCATGAGCTGGCTGACGGCTCCACCTCCCTGGTGTACTATCAGGAGCAGGTAGATGCAGTGAATCCTCTTAACAGCGACAGCGACCTGACACTTCCGGGATGGGATTCCAGCTACACCAAGGACGGACTTAAGGCTGTAGTGGAGGAATACCACAGCCTGACAGAGGAAAATCTCTGGGATAACTTAAAATATTTTCTGGAGCGCATTATTCCGGTTGCGGCCGAGTGCGACGTGAATATGGCAATCCATGAGGACGACCCATGCTGGAGCATCTTCGGTCTTCCCAGAATCATTACCTGTGAGGAGAACCTGGATAAGTTTTTAAAGCTGGTGGATGACAGGCACAATGGAATCACACTGTGTACCGGTTCCCTGGGCTGTTCCGCTAAGAACGACGTGGTTAGACTGGCCGGTAAATACGCTGCCATGGGAAGAATCCACTTCGCGCATCTGAGAAATGTGGCTGTGCTGGATAACGGCTTTGAGGAAAGAGCACATCTGTCCTGCTGCGGTTCCCTGGACATGTTCGGTATCGTGAAGGCCCTGGTGGAGAATGGTTTTGACGGCTATGTAAGACCTGACCACGGACGTATGATTTGGGGAGAGACAGGAAGAGCCGGATACGGCCTGTATGACAGAGCATTAGGCGCTACCTACCTCAATGGCCTGTTCGAGGCTGTGGAGAAAATGAGCAGGTAA
- a CDS encoding helix-turn-helix domain-containing protein, which translates to MKKQLSMDFNTRQYMQSGDFELFYYNDTALKSVDAHEHDYYEFYFFLEGDVTYHIGDKSYQLEYGDCLLIPPDTPHYPQFHSYDKPYRRFVFWLNQDYHKKLRQTNEDLTYCFDYAQSHQAYRFHTDTITTQEIQGKLTDLMEELAGGRSFHRLVSELMAVSFLVYINRLLYDSLHQKSAVYENVLYLNICDYINRHLEEDLSLDSLSSFFYVSKYHISHIFKDNMGIPLHQYILKKRLHASKNAILSDQPISHVYLQYGFKDYTSFFRAFKKEYGVSPKEYREQHRLPEQQDYTI; encoded by the coding sequence GTGAAAAAACAGCTGTCCATGGACTTTAACACACGGCAATACATGCAGTCCGGAGACTTTGAACTCTTCTATTACAATGACACTGCGCTTAAATCCGTAGATGCCCATGAGCATGACTACTACGAGTTCTATTTTTTCCTGGAAGGCGATGTTACATACCACATCGGTGATAAAAGCTATCAGCTGGAATACGGGGACTGTCTGCTGATTCCGCCTGATACCCCCCATTATCCCCAGTTCCATTCCTATGATAAACCCTACCGCAGGTTTGTATTCTGGCTGAATCAGGATTACCACAAAAAGCTGCGCCAGACCAACGAAGATTTGACATATTGTTTTGACTATGCCCAGAGCCACCAGGCCTACCGGTTCCACACAGACACCATTACCACCCAGGAGATTCAGGGAAAGCTTACCGACCTGATGGAGGAGCTTGCGGGCGGACGCTCCTTCCACCGCCTTGTCTCGGAGCTCATGGCTGTCTCCTTCCTGGTGTACATTAACCGCCTTCTCTATGACAGCCTCCACCAGAAATCAGCTGTCTACGAAAATGTTCTGTACCTGAACATCTGCGACTATATCAACCGGCACCTGGAGGAGGACTTAAGCCTGGACAGCCTGTCGTCCTTTTTCTATGTGAGCAAATACCATATCTCCCACATCTTCAAGGACAACATGGGTATCCCGCTCCACCAGTACATCCTGAAAAAACGGCTTCACGCCAGCAAGAACGCCATATTGTCCGACCAGCCCATCAGCCATGTTTACCTCCAGTATGGCTTCAAGGACTACACCAGCTTTTTCAGGGCATTCAAAAAAGAGTACGGTGTTTCCCCCAAGGAGTACCGGGAGCAGCACCGCCTGCCTGAACAGCAGGATTACACCATATAA
- a CDS encoding radical SAM protein, which translates to MNTPDILSFDTYRNCILCPRMCKADRSRAAGYCGCSSVLTAARAALHHWEEPCISGSADADGGLTAPGGAHSDSGGSGTVFFSGCTLGCCFCQNHKISSGHFGREMTAEELGQVFLRLQDQGAYNINLVTPTQYLPHIISALDQVRFKLTIPVVYNCGGYERAETVKALKDYVDIWLPDFKYYDNRLAQRYSRAADYFETTAAAIRQMIDQTGAPVYQSVSPGLLAKGVIIRHMVLPGQRRDSIALLEWISGNLPRGRYMISLMSQYTPYIQNQEFPELNRRITSYEYDKVVDAAIRLGLTEGFMQEKSSAREEYTPPFDLEGL; encoded by the coding sequence ATGAATACACCTGACATCCTTTCCTTTGACACATACAGAAACTGTATCCTCTGCCCCAGAATGTGCAAAGCCGACCGCAGCCGCGCCGCAGGCTACTGCGGCTGCAGCAGCGTCCTTACGGCTGCCAGGGCCGCCCTTCACCACTGGGAGGAGCCCTGCATCAGCGGATCTGCGGATGCAGACGGCGGTTTAACAGCGCCCGGCGGCGCCCATTCGGATTCCGGCGGCAGCGGCACCGTCTTTTTTTCCGGCTGTACCCTGGGCTGCTGCTTCTGCCAGAATCATAAAATCAGCAGCGGGCACTTCGGCCGGGAGATGACCGCTGAGGAACTGGGCCAGGTTTTCCTCCGTCTCCAGGACCAGGGGGCATATAACATAAACCTGGTGACACCCACCCAGTACCTGCCCCATATTATCTCCGCCCTGGACCAGGTACGCTTTAAGCTCACCATACCTGTGGTCTATAACTGCGGCGGCTATGAGCGTGCGGAGACAGTAAAGGCATTAAAGGATTACGTGGACATATGGCTTCCCGACTTCAAGTACTATGATAACCGTCTGGCCCAGAGATATTCCAGGGCTGCGGACTATTTTGAGACGACCGCTGCCGCCATCCGGCAGATGATTGACCAGACCGGCGCTCCTGTTTACCAGTCTGTCTCTCCCGGACTGCTGGCAAAAGGTGTCATCATCCGCCACATGGTCCTGCCGGGACAGCGCCGTGATTCCATTGCCCTGTTGGAATGGATAAGCGGCAATCTGCCCCGGGGCCGGTATATGATCAGCCTTATGAGCCAGTACACTCCCTACATCCAAAACCAGGAATTCCCGGAACTAAACCGCCGCATCACATCATACGAATATGACAAGGTGGTGGATGCCGCCATCCGTCTGGGACTCACCGAGGGCTTCATGCAGGAAAAAAGCAGTGCCAGGGAAGAATATACTCCGCCCTTTGATTTGGAAGGACTATAA
- a CDS encoding ribokinase → MKILNYGSLNIDYTYSVDHFVRGGETMSSEEMHVFSGGKGLNQSIALSKSGAEVWHAGAIGTGDGDFLIRQLKEAGVNTEYISVLDGKTGHAIIQKAKDGGNCILLFGGANQKITREMVDGVMDHFEKGDYLVLQNEISEIGYIMERAREKGMVLVFNPSPMDDKISTYPLEYVDYFLLNEIEAGDICGEQGSGEELLQKLSDKFPASKIVLTLGGDGSLYRDGQRILTQGIYKVPVADTTAAGDTFTGFLIGGLVQGLDAGEALDLAAKAAAIAVSRPGAAPSIPSREEVEAFKG, encoded by the coding sequence ATGAAGATACTTAATTACGGTTCACTGAACATAGATTACACCTATAGCGTGGACCACTTTGTCAGGGGAGGGGAGACCATGTCCTCGGAAGAAATGCATGTGTTTTCAGGCGGCAAGGGGTTAAACCAGTCCATTGCCCTGAGTAAAAGCGGGGCAGAGGTATGGCACGCAGGTGCCATCGGCACCGGGGACGGGGATTTTCTCATTCGCCAGTTAAAGGAAGCCGGGGTGAATACGGAGTATATATCCGTGCTGGATGGAAAGACCGGCCATGCCATTATCCAGAAGGCAAAGGACGGGGGCAACTGCATCCTTCTCTTCGGCGGCGCCAACCAGAAGATTACCAGGGAAATGGTGGATGGGGTTATGGACCACTTTGAGAAGGGGGACTACCTGGTACTGCAGAATGAAATCAGCGAGATTGGCTATATCATGGAGAGAGCCCGCGAAAAAGGCATGGTGCTTGTATTCAACCCTTCTCCCATGGACGATAAAATCAGTACCTATCCCCTGGAATATGTGGATTATTTCCTGTTGAATGAGATTGAGGCAGGAGATATATGCGGGGAGCAGGGAAGCGGTGAGGAGCTGCTCCAAAAGCTTTCTGACAAATTTCCGGCGTCAAAGATAGTTCTGACACTGGGCGGAGACGGCTCCCTTTACAGGGACGGCCAACGAATCCTGACACAGGGAATCTATAAGGTTCCTGTGGCGGATACAACGGCTGCCGGTGATACATTTACCGGTTTCCTTATTGGCGGGCTGGTGCAGGGGCTGGATGCGGGAGAGGCCCTTGACCTGGCTGCCAAGGCAGCCGCAATTGCGGTTTCACGCCCCGGGGCAGCACCCTCCATACCCTCCAGGGAAGAAGTGGAAGCATTTAAGGGATGA
- a CDS encoding alginate O-acetyltransferase AlgX-related protein: protein MMKKIMIAGFWALLLIPNLLFPFVKGGSQTGTGENRNLAEFPVFSPDTYEAYPSAVNSYINDHAAFRNLFLSLNSMINLKLFGYADSQDVIVGKDGWYFFAGGMSLYDALGTQPFYPDDAAWIGGQIIKAAGYYESRGIPFLMMIAPNKEGIYREYMPDAYKRVWDGNRPGQLEDYIREHSDVTVLDPREYFNTNRDYVWYYKTDTHWNSAGGYAAGQMLIEALGGTPLPIEDVQVDYIKGAPGDLANLFHLPEKYCDDQIALVSGYHEDLAVTVQDVNGDKNIVHTSTPGAPDKRRIAVIRDSFGTALMDFLPRYFANVDFYHWQAFDRSLLEENPPDAVIYLIVERDLTRIPQDVGKMVPEE from the coding sequence ATGATGAAGAAGATTATGATTGCGGGGTTCTGGGCCCTGCTTCTGATACCCAACCTGCTGTTTCCCTTTGTGAAGGGAGGCAGCCAGACAGGCACCGGGGAAAACAGGAACCTGGCAGAGTTTCCCGTGTTTTCACCGGATACATATGAGGCGTATCCGTCTGCGGTCAACAGTTATATCAATGACCATGCGGCATTCAGGAACCTGTTCCTGAGCCTGAATTCCATGATTAATTTAAAGCTGTTCGGCTATGCGGATTCCCAGGATGTGATTGTGGGAAAGGATGGCTGGTACTTTTTTGCCGGGGGCATGAGCCTTTATGATGCCCTGGGAACACAGCCCTTTTACCCGGACGATGCTGCCTGGATTGGCGGACAGATCATAAAGGCAGCCGGATATTATGAGAGCCGGGGCATACCCTTTCTCATGATGATTGCTCCCAACAAGGAAGGAATCTACAGGGAATATATGCCGGATGCATATAAGCGGGTCTGGGATGGAAACCGGCCCGGACAGCTGGAGGATTACATACGGGAGCACTCGGATGTGACGGTTCTGGACCCCAGGGAGTACTTTAACACGAACCGGGATTATGTGTGGTATTATAAGACGGATACTCACTGGAACAGCGCAGGAGGATACGCGGCAGGCCAGATGCTCATTGAGGCATTGGGAGGGACACCGCTGCCCATAGAGGATGTGCAGGTGGATTATATCAAGGGAGCCCCGGGTGACCTGGCCAATCTGTTCCACCTGCCTGAGAAATACTGCGATGACCAGATTGCCCTTGTAAGCGGGTATCACGAAGACCTTGCGGTCACGGTGCAGGATGTAAACGGGGATAAGAATATTGTCCATACAAGTACACCCGGGGCGCCGGATAAGCGCCGGATTGCCGTTATACGGGATTCCTTCGGCACAGCCCTCATGGATTTCCTGCCCAGGTACTTTGCCAATGTGGACTTTTATCACTGGCAGGCCTTTGACCGGTCGCTTTTGGAGGAGAACCCTCCGGATGCAGTGATATATCTGATTGTGGAGCGGGACCTGACCCGGATTCCCCAGGATGTGGGGAAGATGGTGCCGGAAGAATAA